In Romeriopsis navalis LEGE 11480, a genomic segment contains:
- a CDS encoding NAD(P)/FAD-dependent oxidoreductase, translating to MRKVEIAIVGAGIAGLSCARKLQQAGHEVIIVDKSRGLGGRLATRRLAGTHADHGVCYIKPKGDAFIQLIKELQAHQIIHPWTDGIHRCNQAGHLHPPAQRSTYYVAAQGATTIAKYLAQDIEVIHDQRVTSLTPIENAWQLQSKDATLELTASNVIIAIPAPQAVDLVQYIAGFDAACLNKLKAVEFSASITAIATYPASFQATAQQTPWQGIQYIDHRDLSWIGLDSSKQINPPKPTVIVQSSAKFADRYFEAEDRQSIGQKLLDRAAELAPWIAQPEELQVHRWRYAFATNPFDERFLEAHAHAPLYFCGDWCGGDRVEAAYLSGEALSQSII from the coding sequence TTGCAGGTCTGAGCTGCGCCCGAAAATTGCAGCAGGCGGGGCATGAAGTGATCATCGTCGATAAATCACGGGGCTTAGGTGGACGACTTGCCACGCGTCGATTGGCCGGCACCCATGCCGATCATGGAGTCTGTTATATCAAGCCCAAGGGTGACGCATTTATACAACTGATTAAGGAATTGCAGGCGCATCAGATCATCCACCCTTGGACTGACGGCATCCACCGCTGCAATCAAGCGGGGCATCTTCACCCCCCGGCGCAACGATCGACGTATTATGTCGCCGCCCAAGGGGCAACCACGATCGCGAAATATCTCGCCCAAGATATTGAAGTGATTCATGATCAAAGAGTCACATCACTAACGCCAATTGAAAACGCATGGCAACTTCAATCAAAAGACGCAACACTCGAGCTAACTGCAAGCAACGTAATCATTGCAATTCCAGCCCCGCAAGCAGTTGATTTAGTGCAATATATTGCAGGATTTGACGCAGCTTGTTTAAACAAGTTAAAGGCTGTCGAGTTTTCCGCTTCGATTACCGCAATCGCCACTTATCCAGCATCTTTCCAAGCCACCGCACAGCAAACACCATGGCAAGGCATCCAATACATTGACCATCGCGATCTGAGCTGGATCGGCCTCGACAGTTCAAAACAAATTAATCCACCAAAACCGACAGTTATTGTGCAAAGTAGTGCGAAGTTTGCCGATCGTTATTTTGAGGCCGAAGATCGCCAGTCGATTGGCCAAAAGCTCCTCGATCGGGCGGCCGAATTAGCCCCCTGGATTGCCCAACCGGAAGAACTGCAAGTACATCGCTGGCGCTATGCTTTTGCCACCAATCCATTCGACGAACGATTTCTCGAAGCTCATGCCCATGCACCGTTGTACTTTTGTGGAGATTGGTGCGGGGGCGATCGGGTAGAGGCAGCTTATCTGTCAGGTGAAGCTCTCAGCCAGTCAATTATATAA
- the purL gene encoding phosphoribosylformylglycinamidine synthase subunit PurL: MSAIDTAPFSPQEIASEGIKPNEYEEIVSRLGRHPNKAELGMFGVMWSEHCCYKNSRPLLSQFPTTGPRVLVGPGENAGVVDMGDGLRLAFKVESHNHPSAVEPFQGAATGVGGILRDIFTMGARPIAILNSLRFGDLDDAKTKRLFQGVVAGISHYGNCVGVPTVGGEVYFDKAYSGNPLVNAMALGLMETPDIVKSGAKGIGNPVLYVGSTTGRDGMGGASFASAELTDESLDDRPAVQVGDPFLEKSLIEACLEAFKTGAVAAAQDMGAAGLTCSTAEMAEKGGVGVLLDLDKIPARETGMVPYEYLLSESQERMLFIAEKGREQELIDIFHKWELQAVVAGEVIAEPIVRIMFEGKVAAEVPASALSENTPIYHHDLMTEAPEYAQQAWAWTESQLPTCDTHGINGQSWNQVLLKLLDTPTIASKRWVYRQYDHQVQNNTVMFPGGADAAVVRVRPLATETSATDFSTPATNIGVAASTDCNPRYVYLNPIEGAKMAVAEAARNLSCVGAEPIAVTDNLNFGSPEKPIGYWQLANACTGISEACREFETPVTGGNVSLYNETLDADGQPQPIYPTPVIGMVGRVPDVSKVVGQSWQQSGDRIYLLGFAAGTNSANITLGASEYLAAIHDTIAGQPPIVDFDLERQVQAACRAGVAQGLIRSAHDCAEGGLTVALAESCIGSNHGADINLNLTNAPRLDHLLFAEGGARIVVSVAADQVPSWETHLKAHLPGAWQAIGAVGTAQGKLCIAVNGQTLIDSPVNELVDAWANAIDRRLNN; this comes from the coding sequence ATGAGCGCCATCGACACTGCACCTTTCTCTCCCCAAGAAATTGCCTCCGAAGGGATCAAACCCAACGAGTACGAAGAAATCGTCAGTCGGCTCGGTCGCCATCCCAACAAAGCCGAACTCGGTATGTTCGGCGTCATGTGGTCCGAGCACTGCTGCTACAAAAATTCTCGCCCCCTGCTCAGCCAATTCCCCACCACCGGTCCCCGCGTCCTAGTCGGCCCCGGTGAAAACGCTGGTGTCGTCGATATGGGTGACGGCCTCCGCCTCGCCTTCAAAGTCGAATCCCACAACCACCCCTCCGCCGTCGAACCCTTCCAGGGAGCAGCCACTGGGGTCGGCGGCATCCTGCGCGACATCTTTACGATGGGTGCAAGACCCATCGCCATTCTCAATTCTCTCCGCTTCGGTGACCTCGATGATGCCAAAACAAAACGCCTATTCCAAGGCGTCGTCGCCGGGATTTCCCACTACGGCAACTGTGTCGGTGTCCCCACCGTCGGCGGTGAAGTCTACTTCGACAAAGCCTACTCCGGCAACCCCCTCGTCAACGCCATGGCCCTGGGCCTAATGGAAACCCCCGACATCGTCAAATCCGGCGCCAAAGGCATCGGCAACCCCGTGCTCTACGTTGGTTCCACCACCGGGCGCGACGGTATGGGGGGTGCGAGCTTTGCCAGTGCCGAACTAACTGACGAATCCTTAGACGATCGCCCCGCCGTTCAAGTCGGCGATCCCTTCCTCGAAAAATCCCTCATTGAAGCCTGTCTCGAAGCCTTCAAAACGGGAGCTGTTGCTGCGGCCCAAGATATGGGAGCCGCCGGACTCACTTGCTCCACCGCTGAAATGGCCGAAAAAGGTGGCGTCGGCGTCTTGCTCGACCTCGACAAAATCCCCGCCCGCGAAACCGGCATGGTGCCCTACGAGTACCTGCTCTCGGAATCCCAAGAACGGATGCTATTCATCGCCGAAAAAGGCCGTGAACAAGAACTAATCGACATCTTCCACAAATGGGAGCTTCAAGCCGTCGTCGCTGGGGAAGTGATCGCCGAACCAATCGTCCGCATCATGTTCGAAGGCAAAGTCGCTGCTGAAGTGCCCGCCTCCGCCCTCTCGGAAAATACGCCGATTTACCACCATGATTTGATGACCGAAGCGCCCGAGTACGCTCAGCAAGCCTGGGCATGGACCGAATCCCAACTGCCAACCTGTGACACCCACGGGATCAACGGCCAATCCTGGAATCAAGTCCTACTGAAGTTATTGGATACACCAACGATCGCCTCCAAGCGTTGGGTCTATCGCCAGTACGACCACCAAGTCCAAAACAACACCGTCATGTTCCCTGGTGGTGCGGATGCCGCTGTCGTACGGGTGCGCCCCCTCGCCACCGAAACCAGCGCCACAGATTTCTCCACCCCCGCCACCAATATCGGCGTCGCCGCCAGCACCGACTGCAATCCCCGCTACGTCTATCTCAATCCGATCGAGGGCGCTAAAATGGCCGTCGCCGAAGCCGCCCGCAACCTCAGCTGTGTGGGTGCCGAACCAATCGCCGTCACCGACAACCTCAATTTCGGTAGCCCCGAAAAACCGATCGGCTACTGGCAACTCGCCAATGCCTGCACCGGCATCTCCGAAGCCTGCCGTGAATTTGAGACCCCCGTAACCGGTGGTAACGTCTCGCTCTACAACGAAACCCTGGACGCTGATGGTCAACCCCAACCGATTTATCCCACGCCAGTCATCGGCATGGTCGGTCGTGTGCCAGATGTCAGCAAAGTGGTTGGACAATCCTGGCAGCAGAGCGGCGATCGGATTTACCTCCTCGGTTTCGCCGCTGGCACCAATTCAGCCAACATTACACTCGGCGCATCGGAATATCTCGCCGCAATTCATGACACGATTGCCGGTCAGCCTCCCATCGTGGACTTTGACCTTGAACGCCAGGTTCAAGCCGCTTGTCGCGCTGGCGTGGCCCAGGGCTTGATTCGATCGGCCCATGACTGTGCTGAAGGTGGCCTCACCGTCGCCCTCGCCGAATCCTGTATCGGCAGCAATCATGGTGCGGATATTAACCTGAACCTAACCAATGCCCCACGCCTCGATCACTTACTCTTTGCGGAAGGCGGTGCGCGGATTGTCGTATCGGTCGCCGCCGATCAAGTCCCTAGTTGGGAAACCCACCTCAAAGCGCATCTACCCGGTGCATGGCAAGCGATCGGCGCCGTTGGCACAGCCCAAGGCAAGCTCTGCATCGCAGTCAATGGCCAAACGCTGATTGATTCCCCCGTCAATGAATTAGTTGACGCCTGGGCCAACGCGATCGACCGTCGCCTCAACAATTAA
- the purF gene encoding amidophosphoribosyltransferase: MTSNQGQSPEERPDRMEEACGVFGVYAPGQNVSTFAYFGLFALQHRGQESAGIATFEDDRVHLHKDMGLVTQVFNEDILETLVGDLAVGHTRYSTTGSSRVVNAQPAVVPTKLGPLALAHNGNLVNVAHLREELSKRFHDFVTTTDSEMIALAMGDEVNDGKGWLDAAVAACKRCEGAFSLVIGTPAGLIGARDTNGIRPLVLGVLPESDDGETRYALASETCGLDIIGATYLRDVEPGEMVWIDNDGLKSIKWAEAATRKLCVFEMIYFARPDSTMHDESLYTYRMRIGRQLAEENPNDKNLADIVIAVPDSGIPAAIGFSQTSGIPYAEGLIKNRYVGRTFIQPTQSMRESGIRMKLNPLKDVLKGKRVVIVDDSIVRGTTSRKIMRAIRDAGATEVHMRISSPPVTHPCFYGIDTDNQDQLIAATKSVAEISQHIEADSLAYLSWEGMLKATLQDTEGFCSACFTGDYPIDIPAHLRRSKLMLETANA, from the coding sequence ATGACCTCCAACCAAGGCCAAAGTCCTGAGGAGCGGCCCGATCGGATGGAAGAAGCCTGCGGTGTATTCGGTGTCTATGCACCAGGGCAAAATGTTTCGACCTTTGCGTACTTTGGCCTCTTCGCACTACAACATCGTGGCCAGGAATCCGCTGGCATTGCCACATTTGAAGACGATCGAGTACACCTGCACAAGGACATGGGACTGGTTACCCAAGTCTTTAACGAAGATATTTTAGAGACCCTGGTTGGCGATCTCGCAGTTGGACATACCCGCTACTCCACAACCGGATCCAGTCGCGTTGTAAATGCGCAACCCGCCGTTGTACCCACCAAACTTGGCCCCCTCGCGCTGGCCCACAACGGCAACTTAGTGAACGTGGCCCACCTGCGCGAAGAATTATCAAAGCGGTTTCACGATTTTGTCACCACCACTGATTCCGAAATGATTGCCCTGGCCATGGGCGATGAAGTTAATGATGGCAAAGGCTGGCTGGATGCCGCTGTTGCCGCTTGCAAACGCTGTGAAGGGGCATTTAGCCTCGTAATTGGCACCCCCGCCGGATTAATTGGAGCACGGGATACCAACGGCATCCGACCGCTAGTCCTCGGTGTTCTGCCGGAAAGTGATGATGGTGAAACGCGCTACGCCCTCGCCTCCGAAACCTGTGGCTTAGACATTATCGGAGCAACGTATTTGCGCGATGTTGAACCCGGCGAAATGGTGTGGATCGACAACGACGGATTGAAATCAATTAAGTGGGCGGAAGCGGCAACTCGGAAACTCTGTGTTTTCGAAATGATTTACTTTGCCCGGCCCGACAGCACCATGCATGACGAGTCACTTTACACCTACCGCATGCGCATTGGGCGTCAACTCGCAGAGGAGAATCCCAACGACAAAAATCTCGCCGACATTGTGATTGCGGTGCCTGATTCGGGTATTCCAGCAGCGATCGGCTTCTCCCAAACCTCCGGCATTCCCTACGCCGAAGGCCTCATCAAAAACCGCTACGTCGGGCGGACTTTTATTCAGCCGACCCAATCCATGCGTGAATCCGGGATTCGGATGAAACTGAACCCACTCAAGGATGTGCTGAAAGGCAAACGCGTCGTCATCGTCGATGACTCGATCGTCCGTGGCACCACCAGCCGTAAGATTATGCGCGCTATCCGTGATGCGGGTGCCACAGAAGTCCACATGCGGATTTCCTCTCCGCCCGTCACCCACCCCTGTTTCTATGGCATCGATACCGACAATCAGGATCAATTAATCGCCGCCACCAAATCCGTTGCCGAAATCAGCCAGCATATTGAAGCGGATTCCCTGGCCTATCTCAGCTGGGAAGGCATGCTGAAAGCCACATTACAAGATACAGAGGGCTTCTGTTCCGCTTGTTTTACTGGCGATTATCCGATCGATATTCCCGCCCATCTCCGCCGCTCAAAACTGATGCTGGAAACCGCCAACGCTTAA
- a CDS encoding sensor histidine kinase: MFQTTRRRLALWYTAVTAVLLIFFATGVYVYVRNTLVERVDDTLNHVVEVVQRSLVIEAPQGYPKINVEDSFRDNPVVVEDDHIDLEWFSPNGARLWSTLTEGLPIVPLHPNIFGETIQIPREALEPLILRQITQPIRQGKNLLGYLRVSEPWFEVTIPTRELVIDLLAGTTIMVGIVAAIGWFLSGLAMTPIRDSYQRLKQFTADASHELRNPIAVIQTNVQVALADPEPNAKEQQQHLQVIERLTRRLGRLVEDLLFLARQDSNTIQLSHHQVVLAQLLSETLEEQLTIANDKQITLDLDIPTALSQTTAQINRDQISRVLTNLIGNALQHTPPQGHVSLALAQVKRSGQPYVQIKVTDTGRGIPAEAIPQLFERFYRVDPARSKSSGGTGLGLAIAKAIIDNHQGHIQVESQINQGTIVTIMLPQQALESPT, from the coding sequence ATGTTCCAAACTACCCGCCGTCGCCTTGCGCTGTGGTACACCGCCGTCACCGCTGTATTACTCATTTTCTTCGCGACCGGGGTTTATGTTTATGTCCGCAATACTCTAGTTGAACGCGTTGACGACACCCTCAATCACGTAGTCGAAGTCGTCCAACGATCGCTCGTGATTGAAGCCCCCCAAGGCTACCCCAAAATCAATGTTGAAGATAGCTTTCGAGATAATCCCGTCGTTGTAGAAGATGATCATATCGATCTCGAATGGTTCTCACCAAATGGGGCACGGCTTTGGTCAACACTGACAGAAGGGCTGCCAATTGTCCCGCTCCATCCGAATATCTTTGGCGAAACCATTCAAATCCCCCGCGAGGCGCTGGAGCCGCTCATCCTGCGCCAAATCACCCAACCGATTCGTCAAGGCAAAAATCTGCTGGGCTATCTTCGGGTGAGTGAACCATGGTTTGAAGTCACCATTCCTACCCGCGAACTCGTGATCGATTTACTCGCTGGCACCACCATCATGGTGGGGATTGTCGCCGCGATCGGCTGGTTTCTCTCCGGCCTTGCGATGACCCCGATTCGCGACTCCTATCAACGGCTAAAGCAGTTCACTGCCGACGCTTCCCATGAACTACGCAACCCGATCGCCGTAATTCAAACCAACGTCCAAGTGGCCCTCGCCGACCCCGAGCCCAATGCCAAGGAGCAACAGCAACACCTACAAGTTATCGAACGCTTAACTCGCCGCCTGGGGCGTTTAGTCGAAGATTTACTCTTCCTCGCCCGTCAAGACAGTAATACGATTCAACTTTCACACCATCAAGTCGTACTCGCCCAGCTCTTAAGCGAGACCCTGGAAGAACAGTTGACGATTGCGAATGATAAACAAATTACGCTTGATCTTGATATTCCCACAGCTCTTAGCCAAACCACCGCGCAAATCAATCGCGATCAAATTTCTCGTGTGTTGACCAACTTAATTGGCAATGCCTTGCAACATACCCCCCCGCAAGGCCACGTCAGTTTAGCCCTGGCGCAAGTCAAGCGATCGGGACAGCCCTACGTTCAAATCAAAGTCACCGATACGGGTCGCGGCATTCCCGCCGAAGCCATTCCTCAATTATTTGAGCGATTTTATCGCGTTGATCCAGCCCGGTCTAAGTCTTCTGGCGGCACGGGCTTAGGCTTAGCGATCGCCAAAGCGATTATCGACAATCATCAAGGTCACATCCAAGTCGAAAGTCAAATCAATCAAGGGACAATAGTCACAATCATGTTGCCGCAGCAAGCCCTCGAATCACCAACATAA
- a CDS encoding GAF domain-containing protein yields the protein MSLQSGITTMSIDLRNPNSVDQGVAVEQLQHMLQGQKMLSRILGKLRNGIDLQTLCATTSQDVCRLLGIERIAVYRFHDDWSGHFLNSFGFAQAPWDNTINAFGEGVVWEDTHLQETQGGRYVKNEPFAVEDVYEAGHSRCHLEVLEQFQIRAYTITPIFVGNRLWGLLAAYQHSGPKTWAAYEVEFLVQVASHFGVAMQQADIRNEAKQKTADLQNSVARQRALTEVVGKIRSSLNTKFIFDTTCQELCDLLKLERAAIYQFKDDWSGEFISHFGLLNPDWESWNSFGKGQVWEDTHLQETQGGRYRNNESFAVDDIHQAGHSRCHIEILEQFRVRAYAIVPIFIGPRLWGLLAAYHHTGPRKWLSYEVEFLSQIGAQLGVAIQQADLLEQSKQQAIAFEQAISRQRALTEVVSKIRSSLNTDLILQNACQEVCKLLNVERVGVYRFNDDWSGEFISHFGSPEVNQWLSVNPFGKHLVWEDTHLQETKGGRYRNNESFAVNDVYQVGHTRCHLDILEQFKIRAYALTPIFVGRNLWGLLGAYHHSGPRDWAAIEVEFLSQVANQLGVAIQSADMLAETRTRAEELQQSSDQRQILFDVVAKIRESLDLETIFKTTVREIRRSLKADRVGVFQFEAEGERCRGLFIAEDVMPTFEPALYATMEDQHFGEHYASQYAQGRYQAVANIAKSGLQECYIEFLERFQIKAQIVVPLMEGERLWGLLCVHQCTSPRNWADAQIKFVTQVAAQLSVAIRQANLLGQTREQAEKLAQTLNDLQKAQLQMIQSEKMASLGQLVAGVAHEINNPINFIHGNLDYAERYTQDLLHGMQLYRHHHPEPSAEIQAFLQRTDIEFLANDMPKLFRSMQDGTNRIREIILSLRNFSRLDEAEVKEVDIHDGLNSTIMILQNRLKPTLSAIEIQIIRNFAPLPLIECYPGQLNQVFMNILSNAIDALEEFSQMRQIDDFRSRPAIIQISTSMIDDGRIAIYISDNGPGIPEELAEQIFNPFFTTKDAGKGTGLGLSISYQIVTEKHGGQIRCNPTAGEGTEFTIEIPIRQTKPFDRPSIPTTPATPEIKPTISIPTVTISS from the coding sequence ATGTCATTGCAATCTGGAATAACGACCATGTCGATCGATCTGCGAAATCCCAACTCTGTTGATCAAGGTGTTGCTGTAGAACAACTCCAACATATGCTGCAGGGCCAGAAGATGCTGAGTCGCATCCTTGGCAAGCTCCGAAATGGAATTGATCTACAAACACTATGTGCCACAACTAGCCAAGACGTATGCCGGTTACTCGGGATTGAACGCATCGCCGTATATCGCTTTCACGATGACTGGAGTGGACATTTCCTGAATAGTTTTGGCTTTGCCCAGGCCCCCTGGGACAATACCATCAACGCATTTGGCGAGGGCGTCGTTTGGGAAGATACCCACCTCCAAGAGACCCAAGGCGGCCGTTACGTTAAGAATGAACCCTTTGCCGTTGAAGATGTCTATGAAGCCGGACATTCCCGCTGTCATTTAGAAGTCCTCGAACAATTCCAAATTCGCGCTTATACCATCACACCGATTTTCGTGGGTAATCGCTTATGGGGGCTGCTAGCGGCGTACCAACATTCTGGCCCTAAAACATGGGCGGCCTATGAGGTTGAATTTTTAGTTCAAGTGGCCAGCCATTTCGGCGTCGCGATGCAACAGGCTGACATTCGCAATGAAGCCAAACAAAAGACTGCCGATCTGCAGAACTCCGTCGCAAGACAACGGGCATTAACTGAAGTCGTCGGCAAGATTCGGTCTTCACTCAATACCAAATTTATCTTCGACACCACTTGCCAAGAACTATGCGATTTACTCAAATTAGAACGCGCCGCAATTTACCAATTCAAGGACGATTGGAGTGGTGAATTCATTAGTCATTTCGGTTTGCTCAATCCTGATTGGGAAAGTTGGAATTCATTCGGGAAAGGTCAGGTATGGGAAGACACGCATCTTCAAGAAACTCAGGGGGGGCGCTATCGCAACAATGAAAGCTTTGCCGTGGATGATATCCATCAAGCCGGTCATTCTCGCTGTCACATCGAGATTCTCGAACAATTTCGAGTCCGTGCTTATGCGATCGTACCAATTTTTATTGGGCCCCGGCTCTGGGGTTTACTTGCCGCTTATCACCATACCGGCCCGCGAAAATGGCTCTCCTATGAAGTCGAATTTCTCTCCCAAATCGGTGCCCAGTTAGGGGTTGCGATTCAACAAGCCGACTTACTCGAACAATCTAAACAACAAGCCATTGCCTTTGAACAAGCCATCTCGCGCCAACGTGCTTTAACCGAAGTTGTTAGTAAAATTCGATCGTCACTCAATACAGATTTAATCCTCCAAAATGCTTGCCAAGAAGTTTGTAAACTCCTCAACGTCGAGCGCGTCGGCGTATACCGGTTTAATGACGACTGGAGCGGCGAATTTATCAGTCATTTCGGGAGTCCTGAAGTAAATCAATGGCTATCAGTCAATCCCTTCGGCAAACATCTTGTGTGGGAAGATACGCACCTGCAGGAAACCAAAGGCGGACGCTATCGTAATAATGAGAGTTTTGCGGTCAATGATGTCTACCAAGTCGGACACACACGCTGTCACCTCGACATTCTCGAACAATTCAAAATTCGGGCCTATGCACTCACGCCAATTTTCGTCGGTCGAAATCTTTGGGGGCTGTTAGGGGCTTATCACCATTCTGGCCCACGCGATTGGGCCGCGATCGAAGTTGAGTTTCTCTCACAAGTCGCCAATCAATTGGGTGTCGCAATCCAAAGCGCTGATATGCTAGCGGAAACTCGTACCCGCGCCGAGGAATTGCAACAATCATCGGACCAACGCCAAATTCTCTTTGATGTGGTTGCCAAGATTCGTGAATCCTTAGATCTTGAAACAATTTTCAAAACAACGGTACGGGAAATTCGGCGTTCCTTAAAAGCCGATCGCGTCGGCGTCTTCCAGTTTGAGGCAGAAGGTGAGCGTTGTCGGGGGCTATTCATTGCGGAAGACGTAATGCCAACCTTTGAACCCGCCCTATACGCCACGATGGAGGACCAACACTTCGGTGAGCATTATGCATCGCAATATGCGCAGGGCCGCTATCAAGCAGTTGCCAACATTGCCAAATCGGGTTTGCAAGAATGCTATATCGAATTTCTTGAACGGTTTCAAATCAAAGCACAGATTGTTGTGCCACTGATGGAAGGTGAACGTTTATGGGGATTGCTTTGTGTCCATCAGTGCACCAGCCCTCGCAATTGGGCCGACGCCCAAATCAAATTTGTGACCCAAGTTGCCGCCCAACTCAGCGTTGCCATTCGCCAAGCAAACTTACTCGGCCAAACCCGTGAACAAGCCGAAAAACTCGCACAAACATTAAATGATTTGCAAAAAGCACAACTGCAAATGATTCAGTCGGAAAAAATGGCTAGCCTCGGACAACTCGTTGCGGGCGTTGCCCATGAGATTAATAATCCGATCAACTTTATCCATGGCAACTTAGACTACGCTGAGCGCTATACCCAAGATCTGCTGCACGGGATGCAACTCTACCGCCATCATCATCCTGAACCTTCCGCCGAGATCCAAGCGTTCTTACAACGGACCGATATTGAGTTTCTCGCAAATGACATGCCAAAACTATTCCGATCGATGCAAGATGGCACCAACCGGATTCGCGAAATCATTTTATCCCTGCGCAACTTCTCACGCCTTGATGAAGCCGAAGTCAAGGAAGTCGATATCCATGATGGCCTGAATAGCACCATCATGATTTTACAAAATCGGCTTAAACCAACGTTAAGCGCGATCGAAATTCAAATTATTCGCAATTTCGCCCCACTGCCGCTAATTGAATGCTATCCAGGGCAGCTCAACCAGGTATTTATGAATATCTTATCGAATGCGATCGATGCCTTAGAAGAATTCAGTCAAATGCGTCAGATTGATGACTTCCGTAGTCGACCCGCAATCATTCAGATTTCAACAAGCATGATTGATGATGGCCGCATTGCAATTTACATCTCAGATAATGGTCCTGGTATTCCAGAAGAATTAGCCGAACAAATCTTCAATCCGTTTTTCACGACAAAGGACGCTGGCAAAGGCACCGGTCTGGGATTATCCATCAGCTACCAGATTGTCACAGAAAAGCATGGTGGACAAATTCGCTGCAACCCAACTGCTGGTGAAGGAACTGAATTCACGATCGAAATCCCCATTCGCCAAACCAAACCCTTCGATCGCCCATCAATTCCAACAACACCCGCAACACCGGAGATCAAACCGACCATTTCTATCCCCACCGTGACGATCTCTTCCTAA
- a CDS encoding spondin domain-containing protein: MTTYQISVQVENLAPEGGTLLTPVWFGFHDGNFDTYDRGRPVSEGLERLAEDGVISGISNEFDLAGFGTVQGAVVGPDGATPGPIDIGELATTTVTLDPNATGSRYFNYAAMVLPSNDFFIANGNERAHEIFDEDGNFLGANFVVRGSNVLDAGTEVNDEIPANTAFFGQSAPNTGETEGGVVQLATGFRPVADGGNILADPRFENGDFTAPGYEIARIQVTAVADTADGANVVTIGAGTTLDIVNFTGVGQGITPTAATLETLDTIQFNGTGLTAENLVLTQVGNELKLSFEGNRDTQVVLQDFVLDQLDNIPTNGGVGNIIFDGESEIQDSFDVVNADDNRSRVFNRNTVTFLNDLDNDTRGFANSDDVINGQGGNDILRGLSGDDILRGGLGADVLRGGRGADVLIGGADDDVLYLGNDRAIDRVIYRAGDGSDIVRGFRAGAGGDQIAFEGIESIDVVANGRTTSFYLGDGIQGNNGFASGQLLVRAQGVSGLNIDNIGLNIGQSNTSGFLFA; the protein is encoded by the coding sequence ATGACAACTTATCAGATCTCTGTTCAAGTCGAGAATCTTGCACCGGAAGGTGGAACGCTTTTAACGCCGGTTTGGTTCGGATTTCATGATGGCAACTTTGATACTTATGATCGGGGTCGCCCGGTCTCCGAAGGGTTGGAGCGTTTAGCGGAAGACGGAGTTATTTCGGGGATCTCGAATGAGTTTGATCTAGCCGGTTTTGGTACAGTTCAAGGTGCGGTTGTCGGGCCTGATGGTGCGACGCCGGGGCCGATCGATATTGGTGAATTGGCCACGACAACTGTGACGCTTGATCCAAATGCTACGGGGAGTCGTTACTTTAACTATGCGGCGATGGTTCTACCCAGTAATGACTTTTTCATTGCGAATGGGAATGAACGTGCCCATGAAATTTTTGATGAGGATGGTAATTTCCTCGGAGCGAATTTTGTCGTGCGTGGCAGTAATGTGCTTGATGCTGGCACCGAAGTAAATGATGAAATTCCGGCTAATACGGCTTTCTTTGGGCAGTCAGCCCCTAACACGGGTGAGACGGAGGGCGGTGTTGTGCAGCTGGCGACGGGTTTTCGTCCGGTTGCCGATGGTGGAAATATCTTAGCTGACCCACGGTTTGAGAATGGTGATTTTACGGCTCCTGGGTATGAAATCGCGCGGATTCAAGTCACAGCTGTTGCTGATACGGCGGATGGGGCAAATGTCGTCACAATCGGTGCCGGTACAACACTCGATATTGTCAATTTCACGGGGGTTGGCCAGGGGATTACACCGACTGCGGCAACGCTGGAGACGCTCGATACCATTCAATTTAACGGAACGGGCTTGACCGCAGAAAATCTGGTGCTAACACAAGTTGGGAATGAATTAAAACTGAGCTTTGAAGGGAATCGCGATACACAGGTTGTATTGCAAGATTTTGTGCTTGATCAGTTAGATAATATTCCGACTAATGGTGGCGTCGGCAACATCATTTTTGATGGAGAGTCAGAGATTCAGGATAGTTTTGATGTTGTGAATGCTGACGACAATCGTAGTCGGGTGTTTAATCGCAATACTGTGACTTTTCTGAATGACTTAGACAACGATACCCGTGGATTCGCTAATTCTGATGATGTCATCAATGGCCAAGGTGGGAATGATATTCTCCGTGGTTTGAGTGGCGATGATATTCTCCGTGGTGGTTTGGGGGCAGATGTTCTGCGGGGTGGACGAGGCGCTGATGTTTTGATCGGAGGCGCTGATGATGATGTGCTGTATTTAGGCAATGATCGTGCTATTGATCGTGTTATCTACCGTGCTGGGGATGGGAGTGATATTGTGCGTGGTTTCCGCGCTGGTGCTGGGGGTGACCAAATTGCCTTTGAAGGCATTGAGTCGATCGATGTAGTTGCGAATGGTCGGACCACATCTTTCTATCTCGGTGATGGAATCCAGGGGAATAATGGCTTTGCTTCTGGTCAGCTCTTAGTACGTGCCCAGGGTGTCAGTGGTTTGAATATCGATAATATTGGTTTGAATATTGGCCAGTCGAATACATCGGGATTTCTCTTTGCGTAA